The following are from one region of the Halobacteriovorax vibrionivorans genome:
- a CDS encoding LysR family transcriptional regulator yields the protein MEKLKDINWNHLYCFYEVAKVQSLKKGAQIIGTSSPTLSEQLKRLENKFNMKLFNRSSKGLTLTQEGMQLFERTKGIFEEGSKLLEHFSEDVVGGYPVSIGIEETISHDLATEFASQYWDLYTQYGTVNTLRQVGHDILVDNLLQGYIDWGISLRKPKRKSLEVAEIGSFELVFCCSKDLYGKFRDHKDLLVNIPFAESNWDKTLNKVIYQHLRKNGIVPKEKVYSDHLDFVHKLCARGRCVMFLPKNPLEDYEGIKTFRVGEPIRMSLYAIWKKSDEGLISIRKLEELIQAKLSNVPERYEDVDLQIEVSDVSDELLK from the coding sequence TTGGAGAAACTCAAGGACATTAATTGGAACCACCTATATTGCTTCTATGAAGTAGCAAAGGTCCAGTCTTTAAAAAAAGGCGCACAAATTATTGGAACCTCGTCTCCAACACTAAGTGAACAACTTAAACGCCTCGAAAATAAATTCAATATGAAGCTCTTTAATCGTAGCTCAAAAGGCCTAACTCTTACTCAAGAAGGGATGCAATTATTTGAGCGCACTAAGGGGATCTTTGAAGAGGGAAGTAAACTTCTTGAACATTTCTCGGAAGATGTTGTTGGTGGTTACCCTGTTTCTATCGGAATAGAAGAAACAATTTCTCACGACTTAGCGACAGAGTTCGCTTCTCAATATTGGGACCTCTACACTCAATACGGTACCGTTAATACACTTCGCCAAGTTGGACATGATATTCTCGTTGATAACCTGTTACAAGGTTATATTGACTGGGGAATTTCTCTAAGAAAGCCGAAAAGAAAAAGCTTAGAAGTTGCTGAAATTGGCTCATTCGAGCTTGTATTCTGCTGTTCAAAAGATCTCTATGGAAAGTTCCGTGATCACAAGGACCTACTAGTTAATATTCCATTTGCCGAAAGTAATTGGGATAAGACTCTTAATAAAGTTATTTATCAGCATCTTAGAAAGAATGGAATTGTTCCAAAGGAAAAGGTCTATAGCGATCATTTGGACTTTGTTCATAAGCTATGTGCCCGTGGCCGTTGTGTTATGTTCTTACCAAAGAATCCACTAGAGGATTATGAAGGTATTAAGACATTTCGCGTAGGTGAGCCAATTAGAATGTCTTTATATGCGATTTGGAAGAAGTCTGATGAAGGACTTATCTCAATTAGAAAACTTGAAGAGTTAATTCAGGCGAAGCTTTCTAATGTTCCTGAGCGTTATGAAGATGTTGATCTTCAGATTGAAGTCTCAGACGTCTCAGATGAGCTACTGAAGTAA
- a CDS encoding mechanosensitive ion channel family protein, whose translation MMDLKNLVVSYLYPITVTLLFLGGYFFVLLNIKRVERKKLRGIKRRDIIDAVETDSPVDDQEKELKSQGAEGIEGRFSFMTRALPILIFILWSIFVSIPYLGKIPTVYVSLIAAIVSVIAGFSLRPFLENLFAGVIISFFKSIKIGDTVTIDDNYGIIEEIGLTYSVVKKWNWIRVVIPNSKLLQKEILNYTINDSFVWTHISFFIAPGTDLERVKEIGTMAAKKSSYYCDVEDPTMWVMNLEKDAVECWLAAWAENPSEAWELRNDMRTMLYAEFQKEGIDFHKFNISKQER comes from the coding sequence ATGATGGATCTCAAGAATTTAGTAGTTAGTTATTTATATCCTATTACAGTTACCCTCCTATTTTTAGGAGGGTATTTCTTTGTTCTTTTAAATATTAAAAGAGTAGAGAGAAAGAAATTAAGAGGCATCAAGAGAAGAGATATCATTGATGCCGTTGAGACAGATTCTCCGGTTGATGATCAGGAGAAGGAATTAAAGTCACAGGGAGCTGAAGGTATTGAAGGCCGCTTCTCGTTTATGACAAGAGCACTTCCAATACTAATTTTTATTCTTTGGTCGATTTTTGTTTCAATTCCTTATCTTGGAAAGATTCCAACAGTCTATGTCTCATTGATTGCAGCAATTGTTTCAGTTATTGCCGGTTTTTCTCTAAGACCATTTTTAGAGAACCTCTTTGCTGGAGTTATTATATCTTTCTTCAAGTCTATTAAGATTGGAGATACAGTAACGATAGATGATAACTACGGGATTATAGAAGAGATCGGACTAACTTATTCAGTTGTAAAAAAATGGAATTGGATTCGTGTTGTTATTCCAAATTCAAAACTTCTACAAAAAGAAATTTTGAATTACACGATTAATGACAGCTTTGTTTGGACCCATATTTCATTTTTCATTGCTCCTGGAACGGACCTTGAAAGGGTGAAAGAGATAGGAACAATGGCAGCAAAGAAATCATCGTATTATTGCGATGTTGAGGACCCAACAATGTGGGTGATGAATTTAGAAAAAGATGCTGTTGAATGCTGGTTGGCCGCTTGGGCGGAAAACCCATCAGAAGCATGGGAGCTTAGAAACGATATGAGAACAATGCTTTATGCAGAGTTTCAAAAAGAAGGTATCGATTTCCACAAGTTTAATATTAGTAAGCAAGAAAGGTAG